The following are from one region of the Thermofilum sp. genome:
- a CDS encoding glycogen/starch synthase, which translates to MNQTVWMVTFEAVPVVKVGGLAEVPTNLAVELAARGWDAVVIVPAHGELRERSAESVATLNVPGARLEVGKLEWRGVKFFIVSGGALRDAGVYAEEVLEAKVVQFAAAVGELVKNPELLGVREPSVVHFHDWHSVPALLALRRALEGGGEPALFFHIHLLVRRRLSEELLSKAGIPPDWEHEVTWGGSKRRVSVREALQLSGGAAEKLGALEAHRVVTVSHAYLSEELAPFMGSELSGKARVVYNGTSWRYSDLQKEVFEVHGRQLEVFGAAQLPNRMLLRKYFLLYALGSLPEGEPKVPDERTARKLREAAAPPLREDLRTEAFSYDGPLVITTGRVSRQKGFDLLLEAVPHVVQDLGITRFVFFILPVWGSEDLSLQLLDLSREYPDNVRVVFGQAPSVYRLAHLAADVFAAPSRREPFGIMALEAMVSGVPVVASRVGGLAETVLDIREHGYAGTGFLVSPGDPYELAEKIRDLAAFMEASATGRLDMLVEKIEDRKLRELLEEYPDSGEIIRKSCIERVETHFTWQASARMAEAVYFEALRSLGKPLSTAST; encoded by the coding sequence GTGAACCAGACGGTATGGATGGTTACCTTTGAGGCTGTTCCAGTTGTGAAAGTGGGAGGCTTGGCGGAAGTCCCGACGAACCTGGCAGTAGAGCTCGCCGCGAGAGGCTGGGATGCCGTTGTAATCGTGCCTGCTCACGGAGAGCTGCGCGAGCGCTCAGCGGAGAGCGTAGCCACCCTGAATGTCCCTGGCGCGCGCTTAGAGGTCGGTAAGCTTGAGTGGAGAGGCGTGAAGTTCTTCATTGTCTCTGGGGGTGCGTTGAGGGACGCAGGTGTTTACGCTGAAGAGGTTTTAGAGGCCAAAGTTGTGCAATTCGCGGCAGCAGTGGGCGAGCTAGTGAAGAACCCTGAGCTTCTCGGCGTGCGCGAGCCCAGCGTTGTTCACTTCCATGATTGGCACAGCGTCCCAGCTCTACTCGCCCTACGGCGCGCGCTCGAAGGGGGCGGAGAGCCGGCACTGTTTTTCCACATCCACCTGCTGGTCAGGAGGAGGCTGAGCGAGGAGCTTTTAAGCAAAGCCGGAATCCCGCCGGACTGGGAGCACGAAGTCACCTGGGGTGGCTCGAAGAGAAGGGTTTCAGTGAGGGAGGCTCTTCAGCTCTCGGGAGGCGCTGCCGAGAAGCTCGGCGCGCTCGAGGCTCACCGCGTAGTAACTGTCAGTCACGCGTACCTGAGTGAGGAGCTTGCGCCTTTCATGGGCAGCGAGCTTTCCGGGAAAGCCAGAGTTGTCTACAACGGGACTAGCTGGCGGTACAGCGACCTGCAGAAGGAAGTCTTTGAGGTTCATGGTCGGCAGCTAGAGGTCTTCGGCGCTGCGCAGCTGCCTAACAGGATGCTGCTGAGAAAATACTTCCTCTTATACGCGCTTGGAAGCCTTCCTGAGGGGGAGCCTAAGGTACCTGACGAGCGCACTGCTAGAAAGCTCAGAGAGGCTGCTGCCCCCCCGCTTAGGGAGGATCTCCGAACTGAAGCCTTTTCTTACGATGGTCCTCTTGTGATCACCACGGGCCGTGTGTCTAGGCAGAAGGGATTCGACCTTCTGTTGGAAGCTGTGCCCCACGTCGTCCAGGATCTGGGTATTACGCGTTTCGTTTTCTTCATCCTACCTGTGTGGGGTAGCGAGGATCTCTCGCTGCAGCTACTCGACTTGAGCCGCGAGTATCCGGATAACGTGAGGGTAGTCTTCGGACAAGCGCCCTCCGTCTACAGGCTGGCGCACTTAGCGGCAGATGTTTTCGCTGCACCGTCGAGGCGTGAACCTTTCGGCATCATGGCTCTCGAAGCTATGGTGTCCGGCGTCCCTGTAGTTGCTTCACGGGTGGGCGGTTTAGCGGAGACGGTGCTCGATATTAGGGAGCACGGATACGCCGGGACTGGCTTCCTCGTGAGTCCCGGTGACCCATACGAACTGGCAGAGAAGATACGTGACCTCGCAGCCTTCATGGAAGCCTCCGCGACAGGTCGGCTAGACATGCTTGTCGAGAAGATAGAAGACCGAAAGCTTAGAGAGCTCCTCGAAGAGTACCCGGACTCCGGGGAGATCATCAGGAAGAGCTGCATAGAGCGTGTGGAAACGCACTTCACGTGGCAAGCTTCCGCCAGGATGGCGGAGGCCGTGTACTTTGAAGCTCTACGAAGTCTGGGAAAACCACTGTCCACAGCCTCAACCTAA
- a CDS encoding aconitase X catalytic domain-containing protein, translating to MYLTREEERALDGFEGEAKALAMKVVVRVGEVLGAEKLVPIKNAHISGISYKNIGEEGLAFIEKLAGEGARFSVPTTLNPGAFDLAGWQRMNVDEKILSGQLRIIDAFRRMGAAITLSCTPYLYANISYGDHLAWSESNAVLYANSVVGARTNRDGGPLALFEAIAGRAPLAGLHLEENRRPMLLIDFSSVGEKVVEKGIFSAAGLAAGRIAGATVPLVKGLRFSGSDELKLFLAAAGATGGTGLVLVDSISPDLRFAKWNPVEGIERVGVEWSTLQEELERYSGSGEGVVVLGCPHLSPSELKDIISWLRRHGRPKRRLILFTSRAAVGEAEKRAAEEAGAELFTDTCMVVSELSKYAGREFVTDSGKAAFYLASQGYLVKLLSRGEALKYALGDSA from the coding sequence GTGTACTTGACCCGCGAAGAGGAGCGCGCGCTCGACGGCTTCGAGGGGGAGGCTAAAGCGCTAGCCATGAAAGTGGTCGTGAGGGTGGGAGAGGTTCTCGGCGCGGAGAAGCTTGTCCCGATAAAGAACGCTCACATCTCGGGGATCTCCTACAAGAACATAGGCGAAGAAGGCTTGGCGTTCATCGAGAAGCTTGCCGGAGAGGGTGCCCGCTTCTCAGTGCCCACTACGCTGAACCCGGGAGCCTTCGACCTTGCGGGCTGGCAGAGAATGAACGTCGACGAGAAGATCTTGAGTGGTCAGCTGAGAATCATTGATGCCTTTAGACGGATGGGCGCAGCGATCACTCTCTCGTGCACCCCCTACCTCTACGCGAACATCTCTTACGGCGACCACTTAGCCTGGTCGGAGAGCAATGCCGTGCTCTACGCTAACAGCGTTGTGGGTGCTAGGACCAACAGGGACGGGGGCCCGCTAGCGCTTTTCGAAGCGATAGCTGGCCGGGCACCCCTGGCGGGGCTGCACCTCGAGGAGAACAGGAGGCCGATGCTACTTATAGACTTCTCAAGCGTAGGAGAGAAGGTGGTGGAGAAGGGTATTTTCTCCGCAGCTGGGCTCGCAGCTGGTAGGATAGCAGGTGCAACGGTTCCTCTGGTCAAGGGCCTGCGCTTTAGCGGGAGTGACGAGCTGAAGCTTTTCCTTGCGGCGGCTGGCGCTACAGGCGGCACGGGCCTTGTACTCGTTGACAGCATTTCTCCAGACCTGCGGTTTGCCAAGTGGAACCCGGTGGAGGGGATTGAAAGAGTAGGTGTCGAGTGGAGCACTCTGCAGGAGGAGCTGGAAAGGTACAGCGGTTCTGGAGAGGGGGTTGTCGTGCTGGGCTGCCCCCACCTGTCACCAAGCGAGCTGAAGGATATAATCAGCTGGTTGAGGAGGCATGGTAGACCTAAGCGCAGGCTCATACTGTTCACTAGCCGTGCTGCGGTGGGTGAGGCTGAGAAGAGGGCGGCGGAGGAGGCTGGCGCAGAGTTGTTCACAGACACTTGCATGGTGGTCTCGGAGCTGTCGAAGTACGCGGGGCGCGAGTTCGTCACCGACTCCGGGAAAGCAGCATTTTATCTAGCCTCGCAGGGTTACTTGGTGAAGTTACTCTCGAGAGGGGAGGCGCTCAAGTACGCTTTGGGTGACTCCGCATGA
- a CDS encoding DUF126 domain-containing protein yields MRFTGKPVVEGVAEGELLVSSEPIAFYGGVDPGTGTVTESGHKLRGQSIAGKILALPHTRGSTVGSYTLLRLAGRGLAPAGIVSERGDEILIVGCIISQIPLAVGIPVSELLKVGEGRRALLRVTSSAAELFVE; encoded by the coding sequence ATGAGGTTCACGGGAAAGCCTGTCGTAGAGGGGGTTGCCGAAGGAGAGCTTCTAGTGTCTAGCGAGCCTATAGCCTTCTACGGGGGCGTAGACCCGGGGACGGGCACAGTCACAGAGAGCGGGCACAAGCTCCGTGGCCAGAGCATCGCGGGAAAAATTCTCGCTCTCCCACACACGAGGGGGAGCACCGTGGGGTCGTACACCCTTCTCAGGCTGGCTGGGAGAGGCTTAGCTCCCGCGGGGATCGTTTCGGAGCGAGGTGACGAAATCCTCATTGTAGGCTGCATTATTTCTCAAATCCCCCTCGCCGTGGGCATCCCGGTGAGCGAGCTCCTGAAGGTGGGCGAGGGAAGGCGGGCACTCCTCAGGGTGACGAGCAGTGCCGCAGAGCTATTCGTCGAATGA
- the udg gene encoding type-4 uracil-DNA glycosylase → MPQSYSSNELCEESRRSLYEVAGRISVCTRCGLHKHRKNAVPGEGNPCARVVFVGEAPGFNEDLQGRPFVGAAGSLLTQLIESAGLNRSAVFITNVVKCRPPQNRDPTDEEISSCLPYLLEQLRSIKPSLLVTLGRHSTRAVHAIFGIRVDSIMSARGRISRVKAEWGEVVLLPTLHPAAALYNPRLRVLLEEDFRELRNLIEAEKGRSRGGTLDDFLRL, encoded by the coding sequence GTGCCGCAGAGCTATTCGTCGAATGAGCTTTGTGAGGAGAGCAGGAGAAGCCTCTACGAAGTAGCGGGAAGAATCAGCGTCTGCACCCGCTGCGGGCTTCACAAGCACAGGAAGAACGCCGTACCGGGTGAAGGAAACCCCTGCGCTAGAGTAGTATTCGTGGGCGAGGCTCCAGGGTTCAACGAGGATCTTCAGGGTAGGCCCTTTGTCGGAGCCGCGGGCTCTCTCCTCACCCAGCTGATAGAGTCGGCGGGGCTCAACAGAAGCGCGGTCTTCATTACCAATGTAGTGAAGTGCAGGCCACCCCAGAACCGGGACCCCACAGATGAGGAGATTTCGTCCTGCCTTCCATACCTTCTCGAGCAGCTGCGATCCATCAAGCCCTCGCTACTTGTCACGCTAGGTAGGCACAGCACGAGAGCTGTCCACGCAATCTTCGGTATCCGGGTCGATTCCATAATGAGCGCTCGCGGAAGGATTTCTAGGGTGAAAGCTGAGTGGGGTGAAGTGGTGTTGCTTCCCACGCTACACCCGGCAGCTGCGCTGTATAACCCGCGCTTAAGAGTCCTCCTTGAGGAAGACTTCAGGGAGCTGAGGAACCTGATCGAGGCCGAGAAAGGTAGAAGCCGCGGCGGGACGCTGGACGACTTCCTCAGGCTTTGA